CCTATCGTTTGGTCTACATTACTTCTCGTTAAAAGAAGAAGTAACCCAAAGGACAAATTAAACGCTGTCACCACGAATTGCCAGCATTTTGCAGGCACTGGTAGCGGATCAACCTTTCCCAGAATCGGCGGACAGGTTGCCAGCAGGGACTGTCAGCGAGTCCTCATCCGCAAATTCCGTCGGCTTGGGTTGTCGCACGATCACCACGTGCTCCTCGCCGGTGATCAGTCGCGCACTTCGGTTGAACGTGGCGTAATTCCACGCCCACTGAAACAGAATCAGCACGCGATTCTGGAACTGCACGATCAACAACAAGTGGACGAACAGCCACAACAACCACGCAAAGAACCCGCAAAACTGGCGTTTGCCGATCTGCACCACCGCCGCGGCGCGACCGATCGTCGCCATCGTCCCTTTGTTTTTGTAGTGAAATGGTTCCGGCTGGCCTTTCCCTGCGACACGTGCCGCGATCGCGTCGGCGACATAACCGCCCTGCTGCATCGCCACGGCGGCGAGCCCCGGCAACGGCTTGCCCTCCTCATCGAGACACGTGGCGATGTCGCCGATGGCAAAGATGTTTTCGTGCCCCACCACATTCAGAAATTCATCGACGGGGATGTGCCCCGCGCGATCGGTCTCCAAGCCACAACCGGCAGCCAGTCGCTTGCCCAACGGGTTCGCTTGCACCCCTGCTCCCCACAGAACAGTCCTCGTCGGAACGATGGTTTCACAGCCCTCGGAGCTCATGCGGACATGATCGGCGGTGATCTCGGTGACTCGGGTGTGGGTATGCACTTCGATATTGAACTGACGGATTTTGTCGGCAGCCCGCTGACTCAACGCCTCATCGTAATGACTCAACACATGCGGAGCGCCTTCGACGATCATGATCCGCGCGTCCTGGGGACGGATATTGCGGAAGTCGCGGGCGAGCGTGTGCTCGGCGATCTCCGAAAGCGTTCCCGCCAACTCGACGCCGGTCGGTCCACCACCCACAACAACGAAGGTCATCAAGGCTTTGCGGGCTTCCGGATCCGTCTCCCGCTCCGCCGCTTCAAACGCTAGATAGATGCGGCGGCGAATTTCGGTCGCATCGCCGATCGTTTTCAACCCCGGCGCGAACTCGGCCCACTGGTCGTTCCCGAAGTAGCTGTGCGTCGCTCCGGCGGCCACCACCAGCGTGTCGTAGGTGAGTTCGCCGTCGGCCAACACCAAACGCTTGTTGGCGACATCAAAATCGGTCACCTCCGCCAGCAGCACCTGGCAATTCGCTTGCTTCCGCAGAATCGCACGCAGCGGAGTGGCGATGTTTGCTGGCGACAAACCGCCGGTTGCGACTTGGTACAACAGCGGTTGAAACAGATGGTAATTGTGGCGGTCGACAAGCGTCACGCGAGCGTTTGTCTTGCGGAGCTGCTTGGCGGCTTGTAATCCGCCAAAACCGCCGCCGACGATGACGACATGAGGTTGGGTGTTCATCGTTAAAACTGCTTGGTCGATGGTTCAACAACGGCAACGCCGAAGACGTTGATTATCCGAAACACAATCGCCAATAGGTTAGCTGATAAACGTTTGCATCGCGACAACCACGGCCGCGCCGGCTAGGTAACCGATCACTGCCCAAGGGGCGATCCGTTTCAGGTACCACATGAAATCGACGTGCTCGATTCCCATCGCCGCCACACCCGCAGCCGATCCGATGATCAAACAACTGCCGCCGGTTCCCGCACAATAAGCTAGCAACATCCAAAACGGATGATTCATCGGCAGGTCGTACATCTCAATTCCCGCCGCGACCAACGGAACGTTGTCGACAACCGAAGAGACCAGCCCGATGACAACCGCCACCACGTCGCGATTAGGTAGCACCGAATCGAGCCAAGTCGCGGCCGACGCGAGCGTACCGGTGGCTCCCAAAGCACCAACGGCCAACAAAATCCCGAGAAAGAAGAGGATGCTCGACATGTCGACTCGCCGCAGCGCAGGGAGCACCCCGGTACTCGAACGCGTCTGTTCATCCAACGTGTGCCCGACTAATTCCGAGACAACCCACAGCACCGACAGACTCAACATCATGCCCATGTAAGGGGGCAGATGCGTGATCGTTTTAAAGATCGGAACGCCGATCAGCCCCAGCACTCCCAGGATCAGAAACAACCATTGGTGCCAGGGGCGAATGTCTTTGGCGACGTGCGATTCGTCGACCTCCGGCGGCTGAAACTTGCCTGGCATCGAACGGGCAAATCCGATCAGCGGAACGATCAAGCAGACAAGCGATCCGACAAACAGTTCGCGCATCACTTCGACGGTCCCCACCTTGTGCTTGATCCACAACATCGTCGTCGTCACGTCGCCGATCACCGTCCAAGCACCGCCTGCGTTGGCGGCGATCACAACCAAGCCGACGAACCGTAACCGGTCCTCCCGGTCGCCGATCAGTTTCCGCAACAGCGAGACCATCACGATCGTGGTCGTCAGATTGTCGAGGATCGCCGAGAGGACAAACGTCAGCAGACCAACCGTCCACAGCAGCGTCCGCTTGTTGCGGGTCCGGATGCGATCGGTGATCAACGCAAACCCTTCGTGCGAATCGACAAGCTCGACGATCGTCATCGCTCCCATCAGAAAGAAGAGGATGCTGGCGATCTCGCCGGTCTGGATCAGGTGCTGGGCATCGATCGCATAATGCAGCCGCACATTCTCCACCTGTTCGGCGATCGCTTCCTGGCGAAACCAATCGGGAATCGCATCGCGAGGCAACAAGTCGTTGACCTCAACCGTATAGATCGACCAACAAGCGACACCGATGAACAGAGCGCTAGCTGCCTTGTTGATCTTCAATTTGTGTTCAAACGCGATCGCTAGATAGCCGGCGACAAAGATGCAGAGGATCAGAGTGAGCATAGATGGTGAAGCAGGTTCGTTGAGCAATGGTGAATGGGGACCGACAATC
Above is a genomic segment from Rosistilla ulvae containing:
- a CDS encoding NAD(P)/FAD-dependent oxidoreductase, giving the protein MNTQPHVVIVGGGFGGLQAAKQLRKTNARVTLVDRHNYHLFQPLLYQVATGGLSPANIATPLRAILRKQANCQVLLAEVTDFDVANKRLVLADGELTYDTLVVAAGATHSYFGNDQWAEFAPGLKTIGDATEIRRRIYLAFEAAERETDPEARKALMTFVVVGGGPTGVELAGTLSEIAEHTLARDFRNIRPQDARIMIVEGAPHVLSHYDEALSQRAADKIRQFNIEVHTHTRVTEITADHVRMSSEGCETIVPTRTVLWGAGVQANPLGKRLAAGCGLETDRAGHIPVDEFLNVVGHENIFAIGDIATCLDEEGKPLPGLAAVAMQQGGYVADAIAARVAGKGQPEPFHYKNKGTMATIGRAAAVVQIGKRQFCGFFAWLLWLFVHLLLIVQFQNRVLILFQWAWNYATFNRSARLITGEEHVVIVRQPKPTEFADEDSLTVPAGNLSADSGKG
- the nhaD gene encoding sodium:proton antiporter NhaD, producing the protein MLTLILCIFVAGYLAIAFEHKLKINKAASALFIGVACWSIYTVEVNDLLPRDAIPDWFRQEAIAEQVENVRLHYAIDAQHLIQTGEIASILFFLMGAMTIVELVDSHEGFALITDRIRTRNKRTLLWTVGLLTFVLSAILDNLTTTIVMVSLLRKLIGDREDRLRFVGLVVIAANAGGAWTVIGDVTTTMLWIKHKVGTVEVMRELFVGSLVCLIVPLIGFARSMPGKFQPPEVDESHVAKDIRPWHQWLFLILGVLGLIGVPIFKTITHLPPYMGMMLSLSVLWVVSELVGHTLDEQTRSSTGVLPALRRVDMSSILFFLGILLAVGALGATGTLASAATWLDSVLPNRDVVAVVIGLVSSVVDNVPLVAAGIEMYDLPMNHPFWMLLAYCAGTGGSCLIIGSAAGVAAMGIEHVDFMWYLKRIAPWAVIGYLAGAAVVVAMQTFIS